From Vigna angularis cultivar LongXiaoDou No.4 chromosome 11, ASM1680809v1, whole genome shotgun sequence:
ttattattatttttttgcatTAGTTTTACATTTGGTGTTAGATCTAATATTTTCGGTGTTTGAGATGTCGACATTGATGAGATGTTGGCCATTGTTTTTTACGGTACAAAAGTTCAAGGAGCATTGACACTACGACCCTTTGAGACTTTGCTGAAATCGCGAGTTAAGATTTGTTTTGTTTACTCACATAGtgcaaaacaaataattatggTTGgacataattaaaatgaatagtaaccactatttcattttttaaaactttttttgttttttcttgtaCAACcagtttgttttttctttttcagagcAACCTGATTTGATTAATAGTCTTACCATAGAAAGAAGGTCATCCTAACCCTAAGGTAATCACAACTTTCTTCCCCTCAGGTCAAAGAGTAAAAACTCACTTTCAAGCTAACCTTATATGGAGCTACCTGCCAACAAGAGTTCTCATTCACGGCTAACTAAGCATTCATTTGGAGTTGACAAGGTAGAGGATTTCCTATATTATGTTGTAATGGATAAGTTGAGTGCACTCCCTTTGAGGTAAGAATAGTtcattttgattcaattttttatcCTCTCAGTATAGTTAAGAGTTGATATGATATTCTCTAAAAAGAACAATATCATGgacaatatttaatttgtaatgtCCAATGTAGGGTTGATCTTGTACAAGGACCAAGACCAAAAAATTATTAGAGTACATAGTAACATATTAGTGCATATATAATTCACAATTCACAAAATAGATcttgttttcaaatttaaatgagATGTGCATGTTGATTTAATGATGGATCCAAATTATGCAACCTTTGTACAAACTGTAAATAAATCTATCGATACTCCTTTGAGACAAAGGCAAAGAAATATAATGATAGTTTAGAGAAAATATTCACTATTAAAAAGAGttcaaaacaagaaaagaaaatgatgaatCTTATTGGAAAGAGTTAAGATGAGATGGTTCACTAGGGAAACACAACACCAATAAAACCTGAGGGATTAACATCACTCTCTACctaaaaccttaaaacaatGGGCTAATCGGTCTTTATCATTATATAGTGtttcattttctcatttctatccaatatgAGACTTAGATTCACACTTAGATTCCGACCCTCTAGAGGAAGCATTTCCAACCATGAGTCGTATTGCCTTTCATCTCAACAGGACATGCTTACATGAAATTTTTGTTAGGAAGACTTTCGATAGAGAGATCATATTGTACTCGTGTGAGCTAGTTATCAAAGACTAATCtgactctaataccatgttaaatatagtgaaaaactatctATAAGATTGATCCCCTTGTATTAAATATACACATAagtactctatttataatagaagaaatatagattaaattcaaaatgcaaataaaaaataatattaaactaacttaaaataaattatggttagtataaatttatatttattacaaaacaaataattatggttctatacaaataaatttagatGATTATAAAGATActtatatgtaaattaattgttcttgtttattaaacatataaattaattgttgttgtttattaaatataaataaattaattgttcttgtttattaaatatatataaattagttgttcttgtttattaaatatgtgattcttctataatataataatgttaaaactattaaaataaaatgttatatatatatatatatatatataaattaattgtttttgtttattaaatatgtgattcttctataataatattaaaacaattaaaatgagatgttatatatatatatatatatgaaatagatattaaacaatataaaaaataatatgatgatgtatttgttaataatttatattcaatgtatgattttaataaaaaattattttcattttttaattgtcAGACGTCAGAAATATAAACAAGAGACTATGTTAAGTATGTAAGCATATGcattaactttaatatatatcttTCAATAAAATGTTTTCAATGAATTTGAATTCTCTAGTAAGAGTTTTTTGTTATTCTTATAAAAGAAACTTATTAGAATTATATGTcagaataaattataaaaaaagaaacttgagattaaaaaagaatataaagaattattaaaaacatagaaaataatagaaacaaaaaGGGTTATAGAACTATAGatacaaaaactttaatttcTTCTAGTGACACACAGAGCGCAAAGTGTTGGACAAAAGAGACAAAACAAGGTTTAAGAAATATGTGATGAAAAGACTAATTATTAATAGAGCAGTAATACAATGACACGCCTACGTGTCACTTACATTCATATGACACGCGccacgtcatttttttttttaacaaaatgttTACTGACTGAGGGTAAAAATGGGAAAAAGGTAAATTTGcgtttccttcttctttccgtGGTGAATGAAAAATACGTTTACTTTCTCTGACTTTCCTCTCTCGTTGTCCCTCCTTCTTCATTGCTTCCCATTTGTGTTTTTGAGGTGGTTGAATCGGTGGTTGTGGAGGTTTCGGGTGGCTGTGCAGGTGAGGGTTGTGGAGGTCTCGTGGTGGCGTTTTGATTTGTGTTGTGTGGTGTGTGACTTTGAGGTAGggttttttgaaatttttttctatggTAGTTTTACCCTTTTGAGCACTTGGGGTGATGGATCCATTTATTTGTCGCTATGTGTAGATAGCATGTATGTGTTATTTTAGTGGGGTCGATTGAGGCCTAAAATGGGGTCCATTTGTTTCTTTGTTGGGGAGCTTGAGAAAGGCAGTgataatttttcatcttctgCCCCCTTCTGATAGATGCTTGTGGGATTTGTAGAGTAGGCTTGTTCTGGTTTTGCAACATATGTCAAACGTTTTGAAGCATCAAACTGTATACTAGTAGCCATTATTTGTGTagaatataactttttttgtgTTGTGTATATTGAATTGTCTCCTTGTTGTAAGTTGCAGCATAAAcacatttttcttaatatttttgcTAATAAAAAGTTGTGTACATATATGCAGACTCAAATCTTTATATTGTTGCAGCTTTTGGTTTCTTTAGTAGAAGCAAAAAAAAGTTTCATCAATTAAGCCGTTCAAAAAGTGCATGTCAATAAGCATATGGTTGTTTAATATATATCTGATAGTTTTATGATATGTGATGGTTCTTTATTAAGACGCCTCTTGGAATATTTGCGCTCAGAGAATCTGGGTTGTAACTCTGTTAGTGTATGAGGTCCATTTGTTTCTTTGTTGGGTTGTTTCTTTAAATCTGTCATCTTCCTCTGTCATGATTAACACTTTAGGAATGAAAAAGCTTTATTCTGATATAGAAAGACCAAAGGGATGGAGACCTCTTACCTAAGTATAACTGATTTTTAAGTTCCATTTATTCATGATATACCAAGTACtgtttttaattgtattaaaaatacTGATGTTGTGTTTTTATAAAAGCCAAAGTGTgttcttttataaaacaaattgtACACTAAAATGCTGGTACTTTGTAGTATATTTTAAGTTCTTTATTTGCATCGAAATAATGTTGTTTACGCTGTTTTGGGCTGATTAAAATGTGATAAAACCTTGTTGTCCCATGCTGTTAAAAATGCAGTAAAATTGTTGTTGTATTGTGCTGTTTTGATGGCTGTTACTGTACCAAAAACTATactattttaacataaaaatggTGTAGAAATTGTTGTtgtatctttttgtttttagctTCTTGTTTCCTGCCAAAAGCTTTGTTGTTTGCTCCCAAAAGCCTTGTTGTATGCTACCAAAAAGCTTTGCTATTTGTTGTTATGATACATATATAAAAGCTTTGCTATATTGTTGTAAATTGTGCAGAAAAATCTTTGATGTTTTGGTTAAAAAGcaacataaaatatttgttgttgGTTGTTATAAAAGTGGTATAAAATCTTGctatttttctaaaaacaatATACTTCCTGAAATGATTTTGGTGGACGACGATTGATGTTAGAATGGTAAATTGATggtagaatatatatatatatatatatatatatatatatatatatatatatatatatatatggataatGGATGGTGGTTGGTTACGTCGACACGGTGTTTTAAAGATGTATAGTAATGCTAATATTACATGTGTTATTATGATGGGTGTTAAAGGGTTGGGTGTTGTTAATCTAACTTTAAGACTCCAATGAAAGTAAATGTATTGGTACTGCCTTTATACTGTTTGGTGTGTAATGTTGTCCTTAGGTGATTGCAATGTGAATAATGTGTTGTTTTGGATAATTGAGTGAAAAATCTGATgatatgaatgagttaaatacatattattttactaatatattaaattgaactTGTCACTCTCATTATACAATGATGTTGATTGTGTTTGGTAAAATGTGCAGGATATAGTGATATGGACAGAGAAGTTAATGAAGCTGTAAGTATGCTGTAATtgtttgaatttaatatttattaggtAGATTATTGCATTTATTATACTAAGATATGGTTTGGTTTATACTTGCAGGGTAAAGTTAGAGTTAGGCACCGAGTACAAACCCAACCTATAGTTGAATTAAATGCTTCCCTGTCATCCTTTCATAAGGAAAGAATAAAGTCGAcaccttttaaatttttagtcgATTTGGTGGACAATATCGTTATTTCTAGCCCCATTCTTGTAGAATTAATTAGTAGGTGGGATGTCGTACATAAGGCTTTTAGGATCAGAGAGAATTTAGTCCCTTTTACAGTTGAggatgtgtgtttttttttaggtttgtCAAATTGTGGTCAAACTTGTAATCTAGAAAATGATGTCGGTGGCAttgttaataacttttttaggGATGAGGACATAACAAGTTTGACTATAATGGAAAAGTTGAGggataagaaatttaaaacaaaaaaaaatgttgacaATTATTGTAGGTTGTATATATTGTTAACAtttggaatattttattttcctaggaaTAGTAATGTGATAAACAGTGTCCCTTTTAGTAAATTAGATAACATTGATGAACTAAATATATACAACTGGGGTGATGCTGTATATAGTTTGATAAAAAGTAGTTTGAATCGGGCAGCGGATAAATACAACCGCAAAACATACCATGATGCTATACACATAGCTGGTTGTGCAGCAGTATTACAGGTGtgttttaacaattatttatttaattgttacAAAATAACTGTGTATTTTTTgtcgaaaaaatttgaactatTTTGATGAACTTTGCAGTTATGGGTTTTGGAACACATAAGTTTGTATGATATTGGAGGTAGGAGTATTTATCCTCGAATTCTTCATTGGATtgtaattaaagataaaaggagaaaaataatatcaacTTTTGAACGTACTGAGGTAATTCcatttgttttgatattttggtTACATTTGTCGTGTTATTGCCTTGatattatttgttctttatgtaaaattgtatttgtttttgaagattttatggGATTTCCATTTGAGTGAAGAACAATTTCAGAATGAGGAAATCAAGGAATCACTTGGTTCTATTGGGGAGACTAATAGTAAGTCCTACAATGACAACTTTGACTTTGCTAGAGTTGTCGAAGAGCAAAGGCTCTTGAGGACAAGGGTTGATAACCATGCAGAACGCCTTTTGGAGTTACAAAGAAGAATAAGACGGTTGGAAGAAGAAGTTTTGAATGAGATGCCATCTTTTAATGATGGTATGGAAGGGCCTTCGACAGATGACAAAGCAAGAGATTTGGCTATTGTCAATTTTTTGGATGGGGGTGTGGAGGGACCCTCCACAAATGAGAACATTGTTTTTTCAAATGTTTACAGAACTTGCACTTCGGGCCTTTGTAATGATGGTGCTGAGTAAGTTATACACAAaacaatgtttatatatatatatattatgaattataattgtctTTGAAATGAAGATTATCATGAAATTGTGTTGTATGTAGAGTACTTTTGGAAGTGTCAAACAACATGTTGACCATAGCAGACTTCAAATGCTTACGACCACGTGGAAAAATTGATAACATGGTAAGTTGTGTAATGAACCAAAACTTGTTGTATAACAACCAATTATGTGAGTGTATAACTTTGATCAACTTTTGGTGTAGGTTATGTTGTCTGCCACTGGGATGATTGTGTATAATCAATTGCAAATATCTGGAACGATTAAACGGTGTTGTTTGAATCCATTTTTTGCGGTATGTAAGGATTAAATTGTTGAATGATAAAGCTTTGTCCTTGTTGATATTACTTATTGGCGTATTTAAGGATTGAATTGTTTGAACCAATTTTATGGATGCAATTTTTTAGACAATGGTTATGGAGAGAATGAAGATTCCCAAAAAAAAGCGAGAAGCATTGCCAACAACAGATTATCATCATTTCTTCCAACCTCAATCATTTCCATTAAATGTGTTGTTAACATCTGAATTTGTAAGTATATGTGTTCTGTTATAGGTTTATCATACAATGTGTTGTTGAATGTATTGatgtttgtggttgtggttgttTAGTTATTTGTGCCCACCGTTGGTGATGACCATTGGTGGTGCTATGCTGTAAACTGTCAATCAAGAGAAATGTTTATTTTGGATTCTCTTGGTCACAAAAGGCGGCGTAGAAAAAGTATTGACAAGGCTATGGTAAGACATATTTTGTtgtattgttattgttttaagtGCACTTGACTGTTACAATAGAAGATTTACAAGAGTATTGAATGTGTTCAATATCAATTTGTAAGGTTGCCACTTTGCAACAATTATTCAATATGATTGACATAGACTCAAACTGTAAGGAGCAGGAATTGAAAGTGATTGAAGAAGATTTGCCTGTGCAACCAAATACGTTAGTGAACTTGCTGGTGTTGACAATTTATTGAGTTGTGTCATATGATcactttataatatttgtttaatttgtagGTATGATTGTGGTATATTGGTCATCAAGTATATTGAGTTATGGGATCATACACCTAAATGTGGGATGGGATCCTTTAGGCATTGATTAAGGCATGAAGTAGGACAACATTAGCAACTTCATTACATTGAAGTAGGGGAACAATTAATGTACATTTTCAATAGAATGCCCACAAAATATGATTGATTAGGATTCAATTAAGGTTACTGGTTTTAAAGTAGTTTAGTTTATGTAATGAAGAATATGTTGTACTATTTAAtgttgatgaattttattattagttatgaAATGGtattttgatgaaaatttaagtttgttaaTTCATACAAGTTTGGGTACCAACCATATTAATGAAATTTGTCGTAAGGAATGTGAtgattgatattaaaataaaccacTTTTATTGGTGTTGAGAAACTCTTTAAAAAATAACCATATACAACATAGTACATAAGCACTTACTGGACCTAAGAAATCaatgattgatattcaattAAACCAATTATATTCTGGTTCGTAACCTCTTTCATAAATAACCACACACAACTAAGTAGCtaaccacttactgcacctAAGAAATGAATGATTGATATCCAATTAAGTCAATTGTATTCGTGTTCAGAACATCTTTCAAAAATAACCACATACAACTTAGCATATAACCATTTACTGCACCTAAGAAATGAATGATTGATATCCAATTAAAGTACTTGTATTCTTCTTCAGAACCTCTCTTAGAAATATCCACATATAACATAGTacataaccacttactgcacctAAGAAATCaatgattgatattcaattCAACCAATTATATTCTGGTTCGTAACCTGTTTCATAAATAACCACACACAACTTAGTAGCtaaccacttactgcacctAAGAAATGAATGATTGATATCCAATTAAGTCAATTGTATTCGTGTTCAGAACATCTTTCAAAAATAACCACATACAACTTAGCATATAACCATTTACTGCACCTAAGAAATGAATGATTGATATCCAATTAAAGTACTTGTATTCTTCTTCAGAACCTCTCTTAGAAATATCCACATATAACATAGTACATAACCACTTACTGGACCTAAGAAATCaatgattgatattcaattCAACCAATTATATTCTGGTTCGTAACCTGTTTCATAAATAACCACACACAACTTAGTAGCtaaccacttactgcacctAAGAAATGAATGATTGATATCCAATTAAGTCAATTGTATTCGTGTTCAGAACATCTTTCAAAAATAACCACATACAACTTAGCATATAACCATTTACTGCACCTAAGAAATGAATGATTGATATCCAATTAAAGTACTTGTATTCTTCTTCAGAACCTCTCTTAGAAATATCCACATATAACATAGTacataaccacttactgcacctAAGAAATCaatgattgatattcaattCAACCAATTATATTCTGGTTCGTAACCTGTTTCATAAATAACCACACACAACTTAGTAGCtaaccacttactgcacctAAGAAATGAATGATTGATATCCAATTAAGTCAATTGTATTCGTGTTCAGAACATCTTTCAAAAATAACCACATACAACTTAGCATATAACCATTTACTGCACCTAAGAAATGAATGATTGATATCCAATTAAAGTACTTGTATTCTTCTTCAGAACCTCTCTTAGAAATATCCACATATAACATAGTACATAACCACTTACTGGACCTAAGAAATCaatgattgatattcaattCAACCAATTATATTCTGGTTCGTAACCTGTTTCATAAATAACCACACACAACTTAGTAGCtaaccacttactgcacctAAGAAATGAATGATTGATATCCAATTAAGTCAATTGTATTCGTGTTCAGAACATCTTTCAAAAATAACCACATACAACTTAGCATATAACCATTTACTGCACCTAAGAAATGAATGATTGATATCCAATTAAAGTACTTGTATTCTTCTTCAGAACCTCTCTTAGAAATATCCACATATAACATAGTacataaccacttactgcacctAAGAAATCAatgattgatatttttttaaaccaaTTACATTCTTGTTCAAAAGCGCTTTCATAAATAACCACATACAACTTAGCATATAACCAGTACTGCACCTAAGAAATGAATGCTTATTGCACCTAAGAACTGTGATTATTCATAATGaattaaacaacttttattctTGTACAGAAACTAATTAACAAATCACCACATAGGACTTAGTGAGCAACCACTTACTGCAACAAGGGAACATAAGGGAATAGTGGAACTGTATAACACGTCAGTTTCTCAACGAACAACACGGATTATTCAATAATTGTTTTCAAACTGTAAGGTGTGTACCGAGGCttgaaacttatttaattaaaggaCATGTCTTAAAACAATTGAACATAATTATATCACATTACACTTCCATCATTTCTACATTGTTAGGATGCATAATAAATGAACATGATATCAATCTTCGAACATTGCATACATTACATCAGCACTTAAACCAGGAACACATTGATTGAACTAACATTAGTCCTTCAGAAATTGTACTAAATAACACATCCGTGTCAACACACACAAAATACGAAATAGTCAACAACAATAAAACGAGAATACAAATAAGGAAATTATGAATGTCCTCAATTTGTTCCACTATTAATTGTTGTTGTTAGATCCACTGCGTTCAGGTTTGTCATTGTGAACAGGTGGAATCAATTTGCTAAGGATATGATCAACGGAACGTGTTGGCGGGTTGTTCATAACAATTGGTACTGTTAGACGTACTAGGTCATCAGTTGGGCAGCCAATATCACTTGGAAAAACCTACACATACGGGGACTGTCATTGAAACTGGTCAAAACagtttagaaaatatataacaccACAATACAAAAGTATGTAAACTTTACCTTAACAATATTCCTAAGAGTTATGTTAAGATAGTATGTTCCGCGTATTGGTGAAAATATTGCAACCTGTTCATACATTAATGGTTAACTCCATAAATTGTTGTGGGAATACAAGTTCAATAAGTAATTAttgatcataaaaaatatacttacatCTTGTAGGATTATCACACTTCCAACTTTTAAGTGTGGACCTATTTCAGGATGATCAATGGCCTTGTGGTGAACACTTGCTTTTACAGTCCCTGTTGGATCCTGTCAAGAGGTACATTTTTCCTAAACACAGTTCAATATGGTTTTCAAAATAACTAAACATTCCACTAAAGCCATTTACAATATACATCAACAAACCcgaattgttattttcatgtcaCCCAGTCCGTTATGTTCAGTGGCTTTAACAAGACATCGCAACAAGGACACCTTACAAGTTCCTTTCAAGGAATCAAGGGTTGAGATATGCTCAACCTCATGTTTAAGCAATAATCCTgcaaatcaaattattatttccATAATGttcttgaaataaaaaatgaatgttgCGTATGAAGATGAATTCCCAATTATTGTACTTACCATGGATGTCAATGAATTTTTCAGCCCATACTCAAGCATTGGATGTGAAGTCACGTTCAAAACTGGCTTTTGCAATGTCACTCAAAAAGACTTGTGTCGAAATGTTTTCATTCACTTGGCGGTTAATCATGGCTGCCTCAATGACACCAGCAGGGCCCGGAATGACATTGTTATTGGAATTGCAACGGCGAATAAAACTATCAAGATCACTTTCATCAATATCAAGTTCTTCCCAAGCTTCCATGACTCTCTGTTTATGTTGAGAAAAAAACATCAAATGAAGACGAAGTCaactaacaaaaattataccatGTAACCTAAACATTGGGTATACATAAAAACGAATTGGTTCTGTGTAGGTAATGTAACCAAAAGATTGAGAATACCTAAACACAAAACATAGAATCGCCAAACtctgtttttctttattaaaagataaaaacaacaGGAAGggaaaaaaacaaagttaatcCATGATTTAGCTATTGAAAGAGAACGTTGGGGCTCAAGGTAACGTAACCCTAACAGTGGACATACCTCCAAAACGTGAATAATGTTGGTTCCCTTGCACAAAAGTGTTTGCTCTCCCCACATAAGcacatattttaattacattcAACCGAAATTACGAATATGCCCCCGTTAAGCATTAATTAACATTTCTTGTTATAGAAGTCATCGAATGACAACTCCATTTAATGCCTCTGCAA
This genomic window contains:
- the LOC108332822 gene encoding uncharacterized protein LOC108332822, with the protein product MDREVNEAGKVRVRHRVQTQPIVELNASLSSFHKERIKSTPFKFLVDLVDNIVISSPILVELISRWDVVHKAFRIRENLVPFTVEDVCFFLGLSNCGQTCNLENDVGGIVNNFFRDEDITSLTIMEKLRDKKFKTKKNVDNYCRLYILLTFGIFYFPRNSNVINSVPFSKLDNIDELNIYNWGDAVYSLIKSSLNRAADKYNRKTYHDAIHIAGCAAVLQLWVLEHISLYDIGGRSIYPRILHWIVIKDKRRKIISTFERTEILWDFHLSEEQFQNEEIKESLGSIGETNSKSYNDNFDFARVVEEQRLLRTRVDNHAERLLELQRRIRRLEEEVLNEMPSFNDGMEGPSTDDKARDLAIVNFLDGGVEGPSTNENIVFSNVYRTCTSGLCNDGAEVLLEVSNNMLTIADFKCLRPRGKIDNMVMLSATGMIVYNQLQISGTIKRCCLNPFFATMVMERMKIPKKKREALPTTDYHHFFQPQSFPLNVLLTSEFLFVPTVGDDHWWCYAVNCQSREMFILDSLGHKRRRRKSIDKAMVATLQQLFNMIDIDSNCKEQELKVIEEDLPVQPNTLVNLLVLTIY
- the LOC108332823 gene encoding uncharacterized protein LOC108332823; the encoded protein is MEAWEELDIDESDLDSFIRRCNSNNNVIPGPAGVIEAAMINRQVNENISTQVFLSDIAKASFERLLLKHEVEHISTLDSLKGTCKVSLLRCLVKATEHNGLGDMKITIRDPTGTVKASVHHKAIDHPEIGPHLKVGSVIILQDVAIFSPIRGTYYLNITLRNIVKVFPSDIGCPTDDLVRLTVPIVMNNPPTRSVDHILSKLIPPVHNDKPERSGSNNNN